The Kiritimatiellia bacterium genomic interval GGTCGGCCGGCTGACGGCCGACGAGGTCGAGCAGATCAGCGAGGGGCGGTTGCGACTCGAGGTGCCGGTGCGCGTGAACCGGCTCGCGGTGGAATGCGACCACGTGCTGATCTGCGGCCCGGTGTTTCCGCACGAGGTGGTCGGCTTCTCCGGCGGCAGCAAGTACTTCTTCCCCGGCATCGGCGGGCCGGAGGTGATCAACTTCACCCACTGGCTCGGCGCACTGATCACCTGCCGACGCATCATCGGCACGAAGAAGACGCCCGTTCGCGAGGCGATCGAGCGGGCCGCCGCGCGGATCCCCACCCCCCGGACCGCGATCTGCATGGTCGTGCTCGGCGACGGACTCGCGGGCCTCTGGGCGGGTGAGAGCCGCGCCGCCTGGTCCGCCGCCGCGGACCTCTCCGCGCAGCTCCACATCCGTTGGATGCCGCATCCGTTCCATACGGTGCTCTCGGTGATGCCGGAGATGTACGACGACCTCTGGACTGGCGCGAAGGGCATGTACAAGCTCGAACCGGTCGTCGCCGACGGGGGCGAGCTGATCATCTACGCGCCGCACATCACCGAGATCTCGTACACCCACGGCCGGATTCTCGATGAAATCGGCTACCACGTGCGCGACTACTTCCTGAAACAGTGGGACCAGTTCTCGCACTTCCCCTGGGGCGTGCTCGCTCACTCCACCCATCTGCGCGGCGAGGGGACGTTCGAAAACGGCGTCGAGCGCCCTCGCATCCGCGTCACGCTCGCCACCGGTATCCCTGAAGCGCGCTGCCGGCGGGTGGGGCTGGGCTGGCGCGATCCCGCCACGATCCGGCCGGAGGACTTCGCCGGGCGCGAGGCAGAGGGCGTGCTGCTGGTGCCACACGCCGGCGAACACCTCTACCGGCTGGAGTCGGAGCGCGCCGTGGCGGGCGCCGGCTGACGCGCCAGACGCCGCTCAGACCAGCTCCGCGAACACGACGTTGCTGATCAGCAGCGCGCGCGCGCTCAACCGCAACCCCGCCGGCGTGCGCTCCAGCAGGCCGCGTTCCAATAGCGAACGGATCTCCTCGCCGGCGACCTCTTCCGGCGT includes:
- a CDS encoding lactate racemase domain-containing protein, encoding MNAAREPVTGLGCVDRLLSEADVAAVLDRALEPLPLDGARLTVLIPDGTRSAPMPMMFRLLNERLAPRARQVRYLIALGTHTPMPEPAIERLVGVPADERAHRWPNVEVHNHFWENPATFVEVGRLTADEVEQISEGRLRLEVPVRVNRLAVECDHVLICGPVFPHEVVGFSGGSKYFFPGIGGPEVINFTHWLGALITCRRIIGTKKTPVREAIERAAARIPTPRTAICMVVLGDGLAGLWAGESRAAWSAAADLSAQLHIRWMPHPFHTVLSVMPEMYDDLWTGAKGMYKLEPVVADGGELIIYAPHITEISYTHGRILDEIGYHVRDYFLKQWDQFSHFPWGVLAHSTHLRGEGTFENGVERPRIRVTLATGIPEARCRRVGLGWRDPATIRPEDFAGREAEGVLLVPHAGEHLYRLESERAVAGAG